CATTTGAGTACTTTTTTGCGCGATTCCAAAGGGGATCGTGCGGTTCAGGAAGAAATTTTGGGACGCCTCAAAAAAAGTGTGCCTCTTGATTTTGAAACCATTCAACTCATCAATGATATTGAAGAATTTTATGCGTCTTCGGATACGAATGTGATTCGGCTGAATGATACAAAAGCAAATACGTTGATTTTTCCACAAAATGAGGGAGCTTCAAATCCTTTAAATGAGGATGTGGTTCCTGTGTTTGAGGGAGTGGAAGTGAAAGGGGCCTAGATTCCCATTCCTACTAATCCAAGAATCAGCCCAAAACCCGCCACGATGGCGCCGATGATCCAAAATCGCATGGTGATTTGCGCTTCGGGCCAACCAAGACTTTCGAAATGATGATGCAGGGGGGCGATGCGGAAAACTTTTCGTTTAAAGAATTTTTTTGAAAAAAGTTGAATGATGACGGAAAGGGTTTCGATGACAAAAACGAATCCTACAAAAGGTAAAATCAATACGGAGTCCGTGAGCATAGCGATGACTCCCAAGGTCGCGCCCAAGGCCAGAGAGCCGGTGTCCCCCATGAAAAATCGCGCGGGTGGGATGTTGAACCACAAAAACGCAAGGGTGGCGCCGCAGATGACCATACAAAAGGCGGCCAAGATGAAGAGCCCTTGGGCGTAGGCGATGGCCGTGAAGGAGGCGTAGGCGATGATGGAAAGGCCTCCTGCAAGTCCGTCGAGCCCGTCGGTGATATTGACGGCATTGGCTGAGGCGATGATGATGAAAATGAACAGCGGAATGTACCACCATCCAATCACGAAATCGTTCACCCCCGGGATGTGGATTTGGTTGTAGCCGAGCTTAAAGTAGAACCAGAGCGCTCCGAGGGTCGCGAAGAGGGTGAGCCACAAAAATTTGGGTTTTACGGCAAGGCCTTTGCTTTTACCAAAACCTCGGATGTTGAGCCAATCGTCGAGCGCCCCGAGGAGCGCGACCATTAAAAGGGTAAAGATCGGGAGGTAGGTTTCTTTTCGATTGATGAGAGAGTGATCAAACCATCCCAGATAAGAAAGTAAACGTGAAAGAAGAATGACAAATAAAGAAATTCCCCAAATTAAAATTCCGCCCATGGTGGGAATACCGGTTTTCTTTTTGTGCATTGCATGAAAGAGGGTCGCGGCTTTTCCATCCGTGGCCACTTCTCGGATTTGTTTACCGACTTTCCATTTTTTGAGCAATGAAATGAATGGGCGCGCCATGATCAAGGCAAAACCAAATGAAAGGCTGAAAGAAACGAAAAGCAAAGAAAGATGGCGGACGGTGTCGGTGAAAGGGAGCATGGGGGAAGGATTAGTATGAAGTATGGGAGGATGGGATGCAGGGCGAGGGAGAGCTCACTCCGCTGTCGCTCCGTGAGTAAACGTATAGTTCGTATCGATCCATCGGAGTAAATTTTCCGTATCATTGAAACGATCCGCGCTCCCCAGCACCACGGTGAGGATTTGTTGATCGTTGTTGTAGGTGGCGAGGGTGATGAGGCATTCTCCGGCTTCGGGCGTGGTTCCGGTTTTAAGTCCACTGATTTCCACGTCATTCAGACCGATGTCTTCACTTAATAATTTATTGGTTGAAATGTATTCGTGGGTGATGCCGCTTTCGCTTTCCACTTCATATTTTTCAAGACTCACCGGTTCCATGAAAAAATCATTTTGAAGGGCGTACATACTGAGCAGCGCTAAGTCTTGAGCGGTGGAGTAATTGTCCGTGGTGTCCATTCCCACCGGGTTGGAATAATGAGTGTTTGTTAATCCCAGAAAGATCGCTTTTTGATTCATTTTTTTTATAAAATTTTCCGTCGAGCCTGCGTTGTATTCCGCCAAGGCCACGGCCGCGTCATTTCCGGAAGCAATGAGAAGTCCATACATTAAATCTTTGACCGTCATTTCTTCTCCGGCATTGAGCCATACGATGGATCCTTCGGTCCCCGCCGCATTTTCGCTGATTTGAACCACACTGTACGGGTTTTCTTCTTCGGCAATGATCAATCCGGTCATGATTTTGGTGAGGCTTGCGATCGGGCGTTGAAGGGAGCTGTTTTTTTCGTAAAGGATTTTGGCGGAATTGAGGTCTACGGCGATCACGGATTCCGCGCTTAAATTGAGCGGTTGCACGTCTTCATTTTGTTGCGGGAGAGGTTCCACTTTTAAAAGAGGGCTTGTTTGCCAATGAGGTTCGTATGTTAGTTTTGCCGCATCCATTGGGCCCGCGTGCAGTGCGGAAGCCATGAGGAAAGCGATAAAAGCCTTGAACATCATGGGGAAATTAAAAATTTTAGATTTTAAAACTCAAGGATGCGGAATTCTCCGATGGGTAAAGTCCCCAACGTGTAGGGGCCCATGGAAATTCGCTTCAAATATACCACGGGGCATCGGATGGAATCGAACATTTTTCGGATTTGGCGTTTGCGTCCTTCTTGAAGCGTTACCAGAAAAGAGTTTGGTTTTTTGAGCGCTTCGATTTTGCAGGGTTGAGTGATATAAAAACTGATTTTTTCATCCACTTCTTCTTTGATTCGGACTCCTTTTTCCAGGCGTTTGAGTTCTTCGGGAGTGGGTCGTTGTCGTACCGTGACTTCATATTTTTTTTCTCCGCCGTTTTTGGGATGCGTGAGTTGATAGGTGAGATCTCCGTCATCGGTTAAGAGTAAAAGTCCTTCCGTGTTTTTATCGAGGCGGCCGATGGAGTGGAGATGATGAAATTGTTTTGGCAAAAGGTCGTAAATGGTTTGTTCTCCTCGTGGGTCGTGACGGGTGGTGAGGACTCCCGCGGGTTTGTGAAAAAGGATCAGCGTTTTTTCATTGGGAAGACTCACGGCGTTGCCGTGGACCGTGATTTTATCTTTTTTAGGATCCAAGGTGCTGCCCAATTCGTTTACGATTTTTCCGTTCATTTTTACCGCGCCTTTTTCAATGAATTCATCCGCTTTTCTGCGTGAGCAATACCCGCTGTTGGCAATGAATTTATTGATTCTCAATTGAAGTAAATTTTAAATTTCAATAAAAA
The Candidatus Gracilibacteria bacterium genome window above contains:
- a CDS encoding pseudouridine synthase — encoded protein: MRINKFIANSGYCSRRKADEFIEKGAVKMNGKIVNELGSTLDPKKDKITVHGNAVSLPNEKTLILFHKPAGVLTTRHDPRGEQTIYDLLPKQFHHLHSIGRLDKNTEGLLLLTDDGDLTYQLTHPKNGGEKKYEVTVRQRPTPEELKRLEKGVRIKEEVDEKISFYITQPCKIEALKKPNSFLVTLQEGRKRQIRKMFDSIRCPVVYLKRISMGPYTLGTLPIGEFRILEF
- the mraY gene encoding phospho-N-acetylmuramoyl-pentapeptide-transferase, with protein sequence MMFKAFIAFLMASALHAGPMDAAKLTYEPHWQTSPLLKVEPLPQQNEDVQPLNLSAESVIAVDLNSAKILYEKNSSLQRPIASLTKIMTGLIIAEEENPYSVVQISENAAGTEGSIVWLNAGEEMTVKDLMYGLLIASGNDAAVALAEYNAGSTENFIKKMNQKAIFLGLTNTHYSNPVGMDTTDNYSTAQDLALLSMYALQNDFFMEPVSLEKYEVESESGITHEYISTNKLLSEDIGLNDVEISGLKTGTTPEAGECLITLATYNNDQQILTVVLGSADRFNDTENLLRWIDTNYTFTHGATAEGALPRPASHPPILHTNPSPMLPFTDTVRHLSLLFVSFSLSFGFALIMARPFISLLKKWKVGKQIREVATDGKAATLFHAMHKKKTGIPTMGGILIWGISLFVILLSRLLSYLGWFDHSLINRKETYLPIFTLLMVALLGALDDWLNIRGFGKSKGLAVKPKFLWLTLFATLGALWFYFKLGYNQIHIPGVNDFVIGWWYIPLFIFIIIASANAVNITDGLDGLAGGLSIIAYASFTAIAYAQGLFILAAFCMVICGATLAFLWFNIPPARFFMGDTGSLALGATLGVIAMLTDSVLILPFVGFVFVIETLSVIIQLFSKKFFKRKVFRIAPLHHHFESLGWPEAQITMRFWIIGAIVAGFGLILGLVGMGI